From the genome of Leptotrichia sp. HSP-342:
TGAATTAAACAAAGTATTTACTAAAAATGGAATATTTAATACATCTATTTCAAATTTAACAAAATATTTTGGTATCGAAATTCAGGGAATAACACTAAATCAAATAGAAAAAAATTATAATGAAACTATAGAAGAAATCGTAAAGAAAATGTGTAAATTAAATAAAAGAATTGTTATAGTTTTAGATGATTTAGATAGAATAGAAAAAGGAGAAGATATACAAGAAATTCTTAGTTTCATTGGAGAAATAAATACTGAATTAAGAGAAAAAATAGGACTTATTACCTTGTCGTCTTATAATAAACTAAATGAAAAGGTACAAAGCCATACAGAAGACAAAGAAGGAGAAAATTATTTAGACAAATATTTTGATAAAAAATTTTATTTACAAAAAGTAAATATCGAAGAATTAATTGAATATTTTTGTGAAGATGAAAACTTATCAAAAATTATAAAACAATGCAAAAAAGCTATTGAAGAACATTATTTACTCTTTTTCAATTCAGAAATTGAAGATGGAAAATTTGAAAAAGAGAAAAAACAAAATAAAATTTACCTTTCAAGACAAACATTCCGTAATATTGAAAGACTTTATAAAGAATATAAATATAAATATAAGTGTAAATGAAATAATTGAAAATAAAGAAATTTACGAAAAGATATTTATATTATTTGAAATATTTGAATTATTATTACCGGAATCTTTGGAAAATTTAACGATAAATGGTAGAATGGAAGCACTTTTAAATAGTATGTTTGACAAAGAATATAATTCAAAAATTAATTTTAACACAAAAAAGAATTATAATCAGTTTATCTATTCATCTGCTAATGAAGTTTTAAATTATAAAAAATCTAAAACGCAAAATTATTTTTCAAAATATCAAAATATTAAAAATTTTATTACTGGAAAAATAAATAATGATGAAAATATATTAATTGAAGAGTATTTAGAAACTGCTAAAATTTTTAAATTTTCAGAAGATGAAAAAAAACAAATTTTAGATTTTTTTATAGCAAATAATAAAATAACTAAATATGATTTTATTCAATTATATTATCAATTTGAATTAGATTATAAATTGTGTTTATATGATGTAGAAATTTTTATTGAAAAAATTAATAATAAATCAAATAATTGTGGTAGCACCTTTATTAATAAATATTTATTAATAAGCGAATTTTGTAAATTTTTATATAGCTTATCTTTAATTTCTTTAAAAGAACTTAGTGATATTATCAAATTAATTCAAACGAATAATATTAATCTGTCAGAAGAAAAAATATTTGAAAAATCTAACCAACATAAAAATAAACAAGAAATCTATAAAATTTTAAACTTTATTTCTGAAATTTATAATGAAACTTCTCAAACTTCGGAATACAATACCTTAAATTCCAATATAGAGATTGGAATTAAAAATTTTAAATTTAATGATGATGTAAATTCCTTACTTAAGGCATTTAAAGAAGCAGAAAATGAATATAAAGAAGACGCATGGTTTACTATTTTGGGAATGCATTTTGATTTCATCGTTGATGTAGAAAATAGTTTTAATCAAAATAATTTGGATTTAGATATTAAATCAAAAAAATACCTAGATAAATTTTATAAAAATGAAAAATTAGTTAATTATGTAAAGATCTTAAGAGAAAATAGTATCATAAAAGTAAATGTTCATCATATTATTAATTTAAATATATTGAAATTAGATTTGAAAGAAATAAATCCTACAATTAAAGAGATAACTGATAGGTTAAAAAATGATAAGATTGACATAGAAAAATTCAAGAGAAAACTGAAAAAAGAAAATAAAGATAAATATGAAGAATGGAAAGATATTTTAAATGAATTAAAAACTAAATAGTACTAGGATAAAAAATCATCTCTAAAGTTAGGCAACTATAAAAATTCATTTTTTAAATCTACTAAACACTTAAAAATAGAAGTAAAAATTGTAAAATTATTTTAGATTTCACAAAAATGTTTTATAAAAAGGGAATGTATCTTCTTAAAAAAAATTTTACATTTTTATTCTAACATTCCCCCCTGTTTTAAATAATAGTTTTATTGTAACCCAAGTTCTAAATAATTTATAGACTTGGGCTATTTTATTAATGTACATTTTTTTAAATCTCTATTCCTTTATTAATTCTCTATACTATTTTACTATCAGCCCAATATCTTTTCATCTTATCCTCAATTTCTATTTCCACATACTCGTACAATCCATATTCATAATCCAAAATAACCGAATTCCCCTTAAATTTTAATACTGCTTCCATTCCAATTTCTTTTTCAATTTTTTCATTTTCACTAACTGTTTCTATTTTTTTCAGTTCTCCTGTTTCATAAGACAAATATATTTTTATCTCTCCGTTATTAAAAGAAAAAATCATATCTCGCTCGCTTACCACATTCTCACTTTTTCCAGTAAAATCTATCATTTTCAATTTCAAATTTTCCATAAATCAAAATTCCTTCTGCATAATTATTCCTATTTATTAAGATTACTATATTTTCACAAATTTTTACTCCAAAATAAATATTAAGCCTGTTATCAGTAAAATAACATCCGATAATATTTTTGGAAATATCAATCTCCAAAAAATCTAATTCTTTAACTTTTATACCAGCTTCATTGTATTCTTCCCTCTTAAAATAAATATCGCCTTCTATTATATTTTCAGGAATTTCTATT
Proteins encoded in this window:
- a CDS encoding P-loop NTPase fold protein — protein: MDNTLDSIIIDDEWGNGKTFFIKEFMKVYERNYEFIYIKAPYFQTREEFRKVFLTELNKVFTKNGIFNTSISNLTKYFGIEIQGITLNQIEKNYNETIEEIVKKMCKLNKRIVIVLDDLDRIEKGEDIQEILSFIGEINTELREKIGLITLSSYNKLNEKVQSHTEDKEGENYLDKYFDKKFYLQKVNIEELIEYFCEDENLSKIIKQCKKAIEEHYLLFFNSEIEDGKFEKEKKQNKIYLSRQTFRNIERLYKEYKYKYKCK